The Mucilaginibacter yixingensis genome window below encodes:
- the polA gene encoding DNA polymerase I, whose protein sequence is MSAKKLFLLDGMALIYRAHFALSKTPRFTSGGLNTSAVMGFTNTLLDVLKKEKPTHMAVVFDTEAPTERHTEFEAYKAHREAMPEDLSKAIPYVFKLILGFNIPLITSDGYEADDIIGTLAKKAEQQGYQVYCMTPDKDFAQLVSDNIFIYKPARMGNDMEILGVKEVLAKWEVERVEQVIDILGLWGDAVDNIPGIPGIGEKTAKSLIKQYGSVENIIANSHELKGKQRENVETYAEQGLLSKRLATINLNAPVELDEEGLEICAPSKDLLEPLFAELEFRTLGRRVFGDDFSVTEIKSVGIQTDLFGNPVAEGRTTMTVDIKDIVESPIEAGKNINNTEHTYHLFETPEKRAELIALLQRQTSICFDTETTGTDANDCELVGMSFSIKAGEGWYVPIPANQTEAQAIVDEFKPLLENPAIAKTGQNIKYDILILKWYNVQVQGALFDTMLAHYIIDPDTRHNMDILSENYLGYKPVSITELIGPKGKNQLNMRDVPVEKVKDYAAEDADVTLQLQQVFEPKLKEAEAEKLIHEIEHPLVYVLADMEFEGVRIDEQALKDYSRELESDIIRLEKTVYEKAGVRFNIASPKQLGEVLFEKLLLDPKAKKTKTGQYQTGEDVLLALANKSDIVRDILDFRQLQKLKSTYVDALPTMINSKTGRVHTSYNQAVAATGRLSSVNPNLQNIPIRTERGREVRKAFIPRDENHIILSADYSQIELRIIAEISKDPNMCDAFTNNLDIHTATAANVYGVALDQVDGTQRRNAKAVNFGIIYGQSAFGLSQNLGIPRKEAADIIDQYFAQYPGIKQYMSDTMNFARENGYVTTLMGRRRYLRDINSANATVRGFAERNAINAPIQGSAADMIKIAMINIHRELKAQKMDTRMTMQVHDELVFDVPHHEVDKLKPIIEHHMKNAIKTTVPIMVEMGTGVNWLEAH, encoded by the coding sequence ATGTCTGCTAAAAAACTATTCCTGCTGGATGGCATGGCTCTTATTTACAGGGCACACTTTGCATTAAGTAAAACCCCGCGCTTTACGTCGGGCGGGTTAAATACCTCGGCCGTGATGGGTTTTACCAACACCCTGCTGGATGTGTTGAAGAAAGAGAAACCCACCCACATGGCGGTAGTTTTTGATACCGAAGCACCTACTGAGCGCCATACCGAGTTTGAGGCCTACAAAGCCCACCGCGAGGCCATGCCTGAAGATTTGTCTAAAGCCATCCCTTATGTATTTAAACTGATCCTCGGTTTTAATATTCCGCTCATTACCAGTGATGGTTATGAGGCCGATGACATTATTGGCACCCTAGCCAAAAAGGCAGAGCAACAAGGTTACCAGGTTTATTGTATGACGCCTGATAAGGATTTTGCCCAGCTGGTTTCAGACAATATCTTTATCTATAAGCCGGCCCGCATGGGTAACGATATGGAGATTTTGGGTGTGAAAGAAGTGCTGGCCAAATGGGAGGTAGAACGCGTAGAACAAGTAATAGATATTCTGGGTCTTTGGGGCGATGCGGTTGATAATATTCCGGGCATCCCCGGTATTGGCGAGAAAACTGCCAAGTCCCTCATTAAACAATATGGCTCGGTAGAAAATATCATTGCCAATAGCCATGAGCTAAAAGGAAAGCAGCGCGAGAACGTGGAAACGTATGCCGAGCAGGGCCTGCTGTCAAAAAGGCTGGCAACCATCAACCTCAATGCCCCGGTTGAACTGGATGAGGAGGGATTGGAGATCTGTGCGCCTAGTAAAGACCTGCTGGAGCCGTTGTTTGCCGAGCTGGAGTTCCGTACGCTGGGACGCCGTGTGTTTGGTGATGATTTCAGCGTAACCGAGATTAAATCTGTAGGTATTCAGACTGATTTGTTTGGCAACCCTGTTGCCGAGGGCCGCACCACCATGACGGTAGATATTAAGGATATTGTTGAGTCGCCAATTGAAGCAGGCAAGAACATCAATAATACCGAACATACCTACCACCTGTTTGAAACGCCTGAGAAACGTGCCGAACTGATAGCCTTGCTGCAAAGACAAACCTCCATCTGTTTTGATACAGAAACCACCGGTACCGATGCCAATGATTGCGAATTGGTAGGTATGTCGTTTTCCATCAAGGCAGGCGAGGGCTGGTATGTGCCTATCCCGGCAAATCAAACGGAGGCGCAAGCTATTGTGGATGAGTTTAAACCATTGTTGGAAAACCCGGCTATTGCCAAGACAGGCCAGAATATTAAATATGATATCCTGATACTGAAATGGTATAACGTGCAGGTGCAGGGCGCGCTGTTTGACACCATGCTGGCCCACTATATCATCGATCCGGATACCCGCCATAATATGGATATCCTGAGCGAGAACTACCTGGGCTACAAGCCGGTGAGTATTACCGAGCTGATTGGTCCGAAGGGTAAGAATCAGTTGAACATGCGCGATGTGCCGGTAGAAAAGGTAAAAGACTATGCCGCCGAGGATGCTGACGTTACCCTGCAACTACAACAGGTATTTGAGCCCAAACTAAAAGAAGCCGAGGCCGAAAAACTGATTCATGAGATTGAACACCCGCTGGTTTATGTGCTGGCCGATATGGAATTTGAAGGGGTACGCATAGATGAGCAGGCATTGAAGGACTACAGTCGCGAACTGGAGTCGGATATCATTCGCCTGGAGAAAACCGTATATGAGAAAGCGGGTGTGCGGTTCAATATTGCCTCGCCAAAACAATTGGGGGAAGTATTGTTTGAAAAACTACTGCTTGATCCTAAAGCTAAAAAGACAAAAACCGGCCAATATCAGACGGGCGAAGACGTGTTGCTGGCCCTGGCCAACAAGAGCGATATTGTTCGTGATATCCTGGATTTCCGTCAGCTACAGAAGCTGAAATCGACCTATGTAGATGCCTTGCCGACGATGATTAACAGCAAAACCGGTCGTGTGCATACATCCTACAACCAGGCGGTGGCGGCTACTGGTCGGTTGAGTTCGGTGAATCCAAACTTGCAAAATATCCCGATCCGGACAGAGCGCGGGCGCGAGGTAAGGAAGGCATTTATCCCGCGTGATGAAAATCATATCATTCTGTCGGCAGATTACTCGCAGATTGAGCTGCGCATTATAGCCGAGATTAGTAAAGACCCGAACATGTGCGATGCGTTTACTAATAACCTTGATATCCACACCGCCACGGCAGCCAACGTGTATGGCGTAGCGCTCGATCAGGTAGACGGTACCCAGCGCCGCAATGCCAAAGCCGTTAATTTCGGGATTATTTACGGGCAATCGGCTTTCGGGCTATCGCAAAACCTGGGTATCCCGCGTAAAGAAGCAGCCGACATTATTGATCAATATTTTGCGCAGTACCCGGGTATTAAGCAATACATGAGCGATACCATGAATTTTGCGCGCGAGAATGGCTACGTAACCACACTAATGGGCCGTCGCCGTTATCTGCGTGATATCAACTCGGCCAATGCTACCGTACGCGGCTTTGCCGAGCGAAATGCCATCAATGCACCTATACAGGGTTCTGCAGCCGATATGATCAAAATAGCCATGATCAACATCCACCGCGAACTAAAAGCCCAGAAAATGGATACCCGCATGACCATGCAGGTACATGATGAGTTGGTGTTTGATGTGCCGCACCATGAGGTAGATAAACTAAAGCCGATTATTGAGCATCACATGAAGAACGCCATTAAAACCACCGTGCCAATTATGGTAGAGATGGGAACAGGTGTGAATTGGCTGGAAGCGCATTAA
- a CDS encoding biotin--[acetyl-CoA-carboxylase] ligase, translating to MQNNIFSGLFVGQNLVVLKQVDSTNTYLKNLLSNSEPIAEGTVIMAEDQYAGRGQQQNRWHAQPGKNLTFSLLLKPTFLSPTRQFQLNKLVSLAVADAAQKACGRAINIKWPNDIYWGDKKLGGILIENALQGGVIKNSVIGIGLNVNQDVFPPDAPNPASVKQILHADYDLNTLLSDICSNIEAGYLRLKAGNETELNDRYLARLYRLNEQHTFAAGDEVFEGSVTGVTEEGLLKVATANGERTFNFKEIQFLQPLK from the coding sequence TTGCAAAATAACATATTTTCAGGATTATTTGTTGGACAAAATTTAGTTGTACTGAAACAAGTAGATTCTACCAACACGTATCTAAAGAATCTTTTGTCAAATTCTGAGCCAATTGCAGAGGGAACCGTCATTATGGCAGAAGATCAGTATGCCGGGCGCGGTCAGCAACAGAACCGGTGGCATGCCCAGCCGGGTAAAAATTTGACCTTTAGCTTACTTTTAAAGCCAACTTTTTTAAGCCCTACGCGTCAGTTTCAGTTAAATAAGCTGGTGAGCCTGGCCGTGGCCGATGCCGCGCAGAAGGCCTGCGGGCGGGCAATTAACATTAAATGGCCCAATGATATTTATTGGGGCGATAAAAAGTTAGGGGGGATATTGATTGAAAACGCACTTCAGGGTGGCGTCATCAAAAACTCGGTAATTGGCATTGGTCTCAATGTAAATCAGGATGTTTTTCCGCCCGATGCGCCAAACCCGGCTTCTGTCAAACAGATATTACATGCAGATTATGATTTGAATACATTATTATCAGACATTTGCAGCAACATAGAGGCCGGATACCTGCGCCTGAAAGCCGGAAATGAAACCGAGCTGAATGATCGTTATCTGGCCCGCCTGTATCGTTTAAACGAGCAACATACATTTGCCGCAGGCGACGAAGTTTTTGAAGGATCAGTTACAGGCGTTACCGAAGAAGGATTGTTGAAAGTAGCCACCGCCAACGGCGAGCGCACTTTTAATTTTAAAGAGATACAGTTTTTGCAACCCCTTAAATAA
- a CDS encoding metal-dependent hydrolase, which translates to MKLTYYGQSCVELEFDGKKLLFDPFITGNPLAKDVDVNSLKPDYILVSHGHGDHVADLVTVAKNSGAKVICIAEIAGWLGKQGVDNVHGMNIGGSFKFDFGKVKMVNAVHSATLPDGSNGGNPAGFVVYTGSQNVYFAGDTALTYDMKLLADENLDWAILPIGDNYTMGVDDAIKSTGFFNCKNVVGVHYDSFPVIKIDKEEAAQKFQSAGINLKLPEVGQTIEI; encoded by the coding sequence ATGAAACTTACCTATTACGGACAATCATGCGTTGAACTGGAGTTTGACGGAAAGAAATTGTTGTTTGATCCATTTATTACCGGCAACCCGCTGGCTAAAGACGTGGATGTAAATAGCCTGAAGCCAGACTACATCCTGGTATCACACGGTCATGGCGACCACGTGGCCGACCTGGTAACCGTTGCTAAAAACAGCGGCGCTAAAGTGATCTGCATTGCCGAGATTGCCGGCTGGCTGGGCAAACAAGGGGTAGATAACGTGCACGGCATGAATATTGGCGGCAGCTTTAAATTTGATTTTGGCAAAGTGAAAATGGTAAACGCCGTTCACTCTGCAACACTGCCTGACGGTTCTAACGGCGGCAACCCCGCTGGTTTTGTAGTCTACACCGGCAGCCAGAACGTATACTTTGCCGGTGATACCGCGCTGACTTACGACATGAAACTCCTGGCCGATGAAAATCTGGACTGGGCCATTTTGCCTATCGGCGATAATTATACCATGGGTGTGGATGATGCCATCAAATCAACCGGTTTCTTTAACTGCAAAAACGTGGTAGGTGTGCATTATGACAGCTTCCCGGTAATTAAAATTGATAAAGAAGAGGCCGCGCAGAAATTCCAAAGTGCTGGTATCAACCTCAAATTGCCAGAAGTTGGTCAAACTATCGAGATATAA
- a CDS encoding lactate utilization protein, translating to MKDNTTAKEKLLKKVRKALLEKRDNPYPNLEDLPLYAPTDEMLEIVFAEAFTAVSGQFVFCEDEVDLIENLLTLAEERKWNKIYVWEPELQTLLNTYEFPFYETDKDFEQAQAGITLCESLIARNGSIMVSNAGAAGRRLSIYPPVHIVIAYTSQLVMDLKDAFKRLKEKYGTELPTMISNITGPSRTADIEKTLVLGAHGPKEIFVFLLDG from the coding sequence ATGAAGGACAATACCACCGCAAAAGAGAAACTGCTGAAAAAAGTGCGCAAGGCACTGCTGGAAAAGCGCGACAATCCCTATCCCAACCTGGAAGACCTGCCGCTTTATGCCCCAACCGATGAAATGCTGGAGATTGTATTTGCCGAAGCATTCACCGCCGTATCAGGCCAGTTTGTGTTTTGCGAAGACGAGGTAGACCTGATAGAAAACCTGCTCACCCTGGCCGAAGAGCGCAAGTGGAACAAGATCTATGTTTGGGAACCAGAACTGCAAACCCTCCTAAACACTTACGAATTCCCTTTTTACGAGACCGATAAAGATTTTGAACAAGCCCAGGCTGGCATCACCTTATGCGAGTCGTTGATAGCCCGCAATGGCAGCATTATGGTTAGCAATGCCGGTGCGGCCGGTCGCCGGTTAAGCATTTACCCGCCAGTACATATTGTTATTGCCTATACCTCGCAACTGGTAATGGATCTGAAAGACGCCTTTAAACGTCTGAAAGAAAAGTATGGCACTGAACTGCCGACGATGATCAGCAACATAACCGGCCCAAGCCGTACAGCAGATATTGAGAAAACCCTGGTTTTAGGTGCTCATGGGCCTAAAGAGATTTTTGTGTTTCTGCTGGATGGGTAG
- a CDS encoding protein-disulfide reductase DsbD N-terminal domain-containing protein has protein sequence MKKLLLVFAAMVLCSSAFAQIESHVKWAYAFKKINDKEGVVLLRATIDEGWHIYSTTLKAGGPIKTSFTFAKSPDYILNGKVAEPKPVTKFEKSFGMNVTYFENTVTFQQKVKLNAKKTTIKGKLEFMTCNDQKCLPPDDVDFAVAVAL, from the coding sequence ATGAAAAAGTTACTGTTAGTTTTTGCTGCCATGGTTTTATGCAGCAGTGCCTTTGCACAAATTGAGAGCCATGTTAAATGGGCTTATGCCTTTAAAAAAATTAATGATAAAGAAGGCGTGGTGCTGCTGCGCGCAACAATAGATGAAGGCTGGCATATCTATTCAACCACGTTGAAAGCCGGCGGTCCTATTAAAACCTCGTTCACTTTTGCCAAATCGCCAGATTATATACTGAATGGCAAGGTGGCAGAACCCAAACCTGTTACCAAGTTTGAAAAGAGCTTCGGTATGAATGTAACCTACTTTGAAAACACTGTAACGTTTCAGCAAAAAGTAAAGCTGAACGCTAAAAAAACAACCATAAAAGGCAAACTGGAGTTTATGACCTGTAACGACCAGAAATGTTTGCCACCCGATGATGTTGACTTTGCCGTGGCTGTAGCCCTGTAA
- a CDS encoding DNA-3-methyladenine glycosylase I — translation MPDQPTDNKKRCSWCGSDPLYMKYHDEEWGKEVHDDKVLFEFLILEGAQAGLSWITILRRRENYRKAFANFDAEKIAAFDETDVERLMNDAGIIRNRAKIQAAITNAKLFLQIQKDFDSFDAYLYGFMPDGKPIVNHPQAGGLVASTAISDAISKDMKKRGFKFFGTTICYAHMQATGMVNDHVDGCDFK, via the coding sequence ATGCCAGATCAACCTACCGATAACAAAAAACGCTGCAGTTGGTGCGGCTCCGACCCGCTGTATATGAAATATCATGATGAGGAATGGGGCAAAGAAGTGCATGATGATAAGGTGCTCTTTGAGTTCCTGATATTAGAAGGTGCACAAGCCGGTCTGAGCTGGATCACCATCCTGCGCCGTCGGGAAAATTATCGTAAGGCTTTTGCCAATTTTGATGCGGAGAAGATTGCTGCGTTTGATGAAACCGATGTGGAGCGATTAATGAATGATGCAGGCATTATCCGCAACCGGGCGAAGATCCAGGCGGCGATTACCAATGCTAAATTGTTCCTGCAAATTCAAAAAGATTTCGACTCGTTTGATGCCTACCTGTATGGTTTTATGCCCGATGGTAAGCCAATCGTTAATCATCCCCAGGCAGGCGGGCTGGTGGCCAGCACGGCCATATCAGACGCCATTAGCAAAGACATGAAAAAACGCGGATTCAAGTTTTTCGGCACCACTATTTGCTACGCCCACATGCAGGCTACCGGCATGGTGAACGATCATGTTGATGGGTGCGATTTTAAGTAG
- the ftsH gene encoding ATP-dependent zinc metalloprotease FtsH: MKEDKVEKTPKPIRKIPNKKLPPKPPKFNIMWLYAVVILSLLVVPYILNGTTGSEISYQKFESTMLKPHDVDHLLAYKSGDLVEVEVYIKADSLNKKEQYKAVRDQHTYGFSTPSPQYTFKAASYESLQKSIADAEKDVPENQKTQLKFDQRDSLWGNWFFQGIIMVLLFAGVWLFIMRRMSGGTGGGPGGQIFNIGKSKATLFDKESHVNVTFNDVAGLEEAKQEVMEIVDFLKNPKKYTNLGGKIPKGALLVGSPGTGKTLLAKAVAGEAQVPFFSLSGSDFVEMFVGVGASRVRDLFRQAKDKAPCIIFIDEIDAIGRARGKNNIVGGNDERENTLNQLLVEMDGFGTDSGIIILAATNRPDVLDSALMRPGRFDRQVSIDKPDLIGREQIFRVHLKPIKLADGVDAKKLSAQTPGFAGAEIANVCNEAALIAARKNKEAVDMQDFQDAIDRVIGGLEKKNKIISPEEKRIVAYHEAGHAIAGWFLEHADPLVKVSIVPRGVAALGYAQYLPKEQFLYTTEQLLDEMSVSMGGRVAEDIVFGKISTGALSDLERITKLAYAMTKIYGMNGSVGNVSFYDPQGEYQFNKPYSDTTAEMIDNEVRKLVDQVYQSTKDLLNAKREGLEKIAQKLLEKEVLFQSDLEEILGKRPFDERTTYDKFVNGEAALNPDKDNNAIPDSVTNPEVSRIDGQTGDAQ, encoded by the coding sequence ATGAAAGAAGACAAAGTGGAAAAAACTCCCAAGCCAATTCGCAAAATCCCTAATAAAAAATTACCGCCCAAACCACCTAAGTTTAACATTATGTGGCTTTATGCCGTGGTGATCTTGTCACTGCTGGTAGTGCCGTATATCTTAAACGGAACTACTGGTTCAGAGATCAGCTACCAGAAATTTGAGTCGACCATGCTGAAACCGCATGATGTTGACCACTTGCTGGCTTACAAAAGCGGCGACCTGGTAGAGGTAGAAGTTTATATTAAGGCCGATAGCTTGAACAAAAAAGAGCAGTACAAAGCCGTTCGCGATCAGCATACTTACGGATTCAGCACACCGAGCCCGCAATATACTTTCAAGGCTGCCTCTTATGAGAGCCTGCAAAAATCAATTGCCGATGCAGAAAAAGATGTGCCTGAAAACCAAAAAACCCAACTCAAATTTGATCAGCGCGATAGCCTGTGGGGTAACTGGTTCTTCCAGGGCATTATCATGGTGCTGTTATTTGCAGGTGTTTGGCTGTTCATTATGCGCCGCATGAGCGGTGGCACAGGCGGCGGCCCGGGCGGTCAGATCTTCAACATCGGCAAGTCTAAGGCTACGCTGTTTGATAAAGAATCGCACGTTAACGTTACCTTCAATGATGTTGCCGGTCTGGAAGAGGCCAAACAGGAGGTAATGGAGATTGTAGACTTCCTTAAAAACCCAAAGAAATACACCAATCTGGGTGGTAAAATACCAAAAGGCGCGCTGCTGGTTGGCTCGCCGGGTACCGGTAAAACCCTCTTGGCTAAAGCTGTTGCCGGCGAGGCACAGGTACCGTTCTTCTCGCTTTCAGGCTCAGACTTTGTGGAGATGTTTGTGGGTGTAGGTGCTTCGCGTGTGCGTGATTTGTTCCGCCAGGCTAAAGACAAAGCGCCATGTATTATCTTTATTGATGAGATTGATGCTATCGGTCGTGCCCGTGGTAAAAACAATATTGTAGGTGGTAACGATGAACGCGAGAACACGCTGAACCAGTTACTGGTAGAGATGGATGGCTTCGGTACAGATTCTGGTATCATCATTCTGGCTGCCACCAACCGTCCTGACGTGCTGGACTCTGCGCTGATGCGTCCCGGTCGTTTTGACAGACAAGTTTCTATCGATAAACCCGATCTGATTGGTCGTGAGCAGATCTTCAGGGTGCACCTGAAACCTATTAAACTGGCCGACGGTGTTGATGCCAAAAAACTTTCTGCACAAACCCCTGGCTTTGCCGGTGCCGAGATTGCCAACGTTTGTAACGAAGCGGCCCTGATTGCTGCCCGTAAAAACAAAGAGGCTGTTGATATGCAGGATTTCCAGGATGCCATTGACCGTGTGATTGGTGGTCTGGAAAAGAAAAACAAAATCATATCGCCAGAAGAGAAACGCATTGTGGCTTACCACGAGGCCGGTCACGCCATTGCGGGCTGGTTCCTGGAACATGCAGATCCGCTGGTAAAAGTATCTATCGTTCCGCGTGGTGTGGCTGCGCTGGGTTACGCACAGTACCTGCCTAAAGAGCAGTTCTTATACACCACCGAGCAGTTGCTGGATGAAATGAGTGTATCAATGGGTGGCCGCGTGGCTGAGGATATCGTTTTCGGCAAAATCTCAACCGGTGCACTGAGCGATTTAGAGCGCATCACCAAGCTGGCTTATGCCATGACCAAGATTTATGGCATGAATGGCAGCGTGGGTAATGTATCGTTTTATGATCCGCAAGGCGAGTACCAGTTTAACAAGCCTTACTCTGATACCACTGCCGAGATGATTGACAACGAGGTGCGCAAGCTGGTTGACCAGGTTTACCAAAGCACCAAAGACCTGCTGAACGCTAAACGCGAGGGTCTGGAGAAAATCGCTCAGAAACTATTGGAGAAAGAAGTACTGTTCCAAAGCGATCTGGAAGAGATTCTGGGTAAACGTCCGTTTGACGAGCGTACCACTTATGATAAGTTTGTAAACGGCGAAGCGGCGCTGAACCCCGATAAAGACAACAATGCCATCCCGGACAGCGTAACCAATCCAGAAGTATCAAGGATTGACGGACAAACCGGCGACGCACAATAA
- a CDS encoding protein-disulfide reductase DsbD yields MKFLIKKALKPALLIVALLAFTLGEHVFAQSKDTVSTGDVQFTEIQTPAQKIAAAKKKQDSLAKVQSDSLAKSGGGIAKGNSDNQGKPKTLWAIFITGFLGGFAAFLMPCIYPMLPLTVSFFTKRGGSRTKGILQSLLYGLSIIFIYVCLGLVITLIFGPTALNSLATNGVFNFLFFLLLVVFGVSFLGAFEITLPSSLANKLDQNSDKGGLTGIFFMAATLAVVSFSCTGPIVSSVLLDAALKGERIGPIISMLGFSSALALPFTIFAMFPSALKSLPSSGGWLNSVKVILGFIELAFSLKFLSNVDLAYHWNWFDREIFLSLWIALGILMSLYLIGKIKFSHDSDLPYLSVPRTFFAIVVFAFTVYMVPGLWGAPLKSISAFLPPLSTQDFDLSAGVGGGSATPIAQTSIKTKKYEEIFKRMPKVRGVDDWYDYDQAIQVAKELNRPVLIDFTGWNCVNCRQMENNVLPDPRVLKRLQNDFVVVQLVIDDKTPLPSSEQTVSKLTGEKITTLGGKWFDKEISQYNSNAQPWYVIIDGSGKPLVSPQGATHDIDGFVKYLDSGIAAYKAAH; encoded by the coding sequence ATGAAATTTCTGATCAAAAAGGCACTGAAGCCGGCATTGTTAATAGTAGCGCTACTTGCGTTTACCCTGGGTGAGCATGTGTTTGCGCAAAGTAAAGATACGGTATCTACAGGTGATGTGCAGTTTACCGAAATACAAACCCCCGCTCAAAAAATTGCAGCGGCTAAGAAAAAGCAAGATAGCCTGGCCAAAGTGCAAAGCGATAGTTTGGCTAAAAGCGGAGGAGGCATAGCTAAGGGAAACAGTGATAATCAGGGAAAGCCCAAAACGCTTTGGGCCATTTTTATTACCGGTTTTTTGGGGGGATTTGCCGCATTTTTAATGCCATGTATTTATCCTATGCTGCCGTTAACGGTTAGCTTTTTTACCAAACGGGGTGGAAGCCGTACTAAAGGTATACTACAATCATTGCTTTACGGTTTAAGTATCATCTTTATTTACGTTTGCCTGGGGCTTGTTATAACGCTCATTTTTGGGCCGACGGCATTAAACTCATTGGCTACAAATGGCGTATTTAACTTTTTGTTCTTTTTGTTGCTGGTGGTATTCGGTGTGTCGTTTCTCGGTGCATTTGAGATCACGTTACCCAGCTCTTTGGCTAACAAGCTTGACCAAAACTCAGATAAAGGGGGCTTAACCGGTATCTTTTTTATGGCGGCAACGTTGGCGGTGGTATCATTTTCATGTACCGGCCCTATTGTTAGTTCGGTGTTATTAGATGCCGCTTTAAAAGGCGAACGGATTGGTCCGATCATCAGCATGCTGGGTTTTTCAAGTGCATTAGCACTGCCATTTACAATTTTTGCAATGTTCCCATCGGCATTGAAGAGCTTACCAAGCTCTGGCGGATGGCTAAACAGTGTAAAAGTAATTTTGGGTTTTATCGAGCTGGCTTTCTCGCTCAAATTTCTTTCCAACGTTGATTTAGCTTATCATTGGAACTGGTTTGATCGCGAAATATTCCTATCCCTTTGGATAGCGTTGGGTATATTAATGAGTCTGTATCTTATTGGTAAAATCAAGTTCTCGCACGATAGTGATCTGCCGTATCTGTCTGTGCCTCGCACCTTTTTTGCAATAGTGGTATTTGCATTTACAGTTTATATGGTGCCGGGTTTGTGGGGGGCGCCGCTTAAATCTATCAGTGCATTTTTGCCGCCGCTTAGCACGCAGGATTTTGATCTTTCTGCCGGTGTGGGTGGCGGATCTGCAACGCCGATAGCTCAAACCAGTATTAAAACCAAAAAATACGAGGAAATATTTAAACGCATGCCAAAAGTGCGCGGTGTTGATGACTGGTATGACTATGATCAGGCCATCCAGGTTGCAAAAGAACTAAACCGCCCGGTGCTAATAGATTTTACAGGATGGAACTGTGTGAATTGCCGGCAGATGGAAAACAATGTATTGCCAGACCCGCGCGTATTAAAACGTTTGCAAAACGATTTTGTAGTAGTGCAATTGGTTATAGACGATAAAACGCCTTTGCCTTCATCAGAACAAACGGTATCAAAACTAACCGGCGAAAAAATCACAACGCTGGGCGGTAAGTGGTTTGATAAAGAGATATCGCAATACAATTCAAATGCGCAACCTTGGTATGTAATAATTGATGGCAGTGGCAAACCGTTGGTGTCTCCTCAGGGAGCCACTCATGATATTGACGGTTTTGTAAAATATTTGGATAGTGGTATTGCTGCTTATAAGGCTGCACATTAA
- a CDS encoding YbaB/EbfC family nucleoid-associated protein, with amino-acid sequence MFDKLMEAQQKAGEMKKRLDNITVSGSAEGGLITVIANANKVVQSITINEDFYKEADKEELEELLAVAVNKAMEQAENVSQAEAAAMTRDMFGGMGGLGNLFGK; translated from the coding sequence ATGTTTGATAAATTAATGGAAGCCCAGCAGAAAGCTGGCGAGATGAAAAAAAGACTGGATAACATTACCGTGTCCGGCTCGGCTGAAGGCGGCCTGATCACCGTTATCGCAAATGCCAACAAGGTGGTACAATCTATCACCATCAACGAAGATTTTTATAAAGAAGCCGATAAAGAAGAGCTGGAAGAATTGCTAGCCGTGGCTGTAAACAAGGCCATGGAGCAGGCAGAAAATGTAAGCCAGGCTGAAGCTGCTGCCATGACTCGCGATATGTTTGGCGGAATGGGTGGTTTGGGCAACCTTTTTGGTAAATAG
- the rsfS gene encoding ribosome silencing factor: MVKSKGSKESAYLSELAIHGMQEKKGNEIVRLDMRNIFSSVADYFVICHAESGTQVRALADSVEDEIYKATGQEPWRKEGLEFGEWILLDYVDVVVHVFRTDKRQYYGIEDLWGDAEIKNYKSA; this comes from the coding sequence ATGGTAAAAAGTAAAGGTTCAAAAGAGTCGGCATATTTGTCTGAGCTGGCCATACATGGCATGCAGGAAAAGAAGGGCAACGAAATAGTGCGGTTAGATATGCGCAATATATTCAGTTCTGTTGCCGATTACTTTGTGATTTGCCATGCCGAATCAGGCACGCAGGTAAGAGCCCTTGCCGACAGTGTAGAGGATGAAATTTACAAGGCCACCGGTCAAGAACCGTGGAGAAAAGAAGGCCTTGAGTTTGGAGAATGGATACTACTGGATTATGTAGATGTAGTGGTTCATGTTTTCCGTACAGACAAACGGCAATACTACGGAATAGAAGATTTGTGGGGGGATGCCGAGATAAAAAACTATAAAAGCGCTTAA